One Gloeobacter morelensis MG652769 DNA window includes the following coding sequences:
- a CDS encoding DUF2490 domain-containing protein — MRSATVGRRPVCFRAILAASAVTASLLAPGAAWAQAGPPGAVEQFQLWTQVAVAKSFAPGIKGILELWPRFRSRPDFALDRFFIRPWVAFRIDESNSVWLGAAAILNYPAGRAEQTETRFLQQHVGAYPAGDWTISTRVRVEERILPNAPSLSVRLRARAGIEVPLDPDKIWSFILNDEIFFNLNDAGVNNLRGGLTENRAIAGFKTRVAPGVGIEFGYQHNWVNRDTTFDDIKHCLLFNIALDIDEMTAAPKQAEATDDKQVGAAPQTEVVVAQKPPEPTEPTVDIFASKPQEPTVAELAAEPQIQTRLSAQLATAKPAQADSPQKPEKPFKPLAMDFLDGDAAESYDP; from the coding sequence ATGCGTAGCGCTACCGTAGGCCGCAGACCCGTATGTTTTCGAGCAATACTCGCCGCTTCGGCAGTAACAGCCAGTCTTCTGGCACCCGGGGCTGCCTGGGCGCAGGCAGGGCCGCCGGGGGCGGTCGAGCAGTTTCAGCTGTGGACGCAGGTGGCGGTGGCCAAGTCCTTTGCGCCGGGCATCAAGGGTATTCTCGAACTGTGGCCGCGCTTTCGCAGCCGCCCGGATTTTGCGCTCGATCGGTTTTTCATCCGGCCCTGGGTGGCCTTTCGGATCGACGAGAGCAACAGCGTCTGGCTGGGGGCGGCGGCGATTTTGAACTATCCGGCCGGCCGCGCCGAGCAGACCGAGACACGCTTTTTGCAGCAGCACGTGGGGGCCTATCCGGCAGGAGATTGGACGATTTCGACCCGGGTGCGCGTCGAGGAGCGCATCTTGCCTAATGCTCCAAGCCTGTCGGTGCGCCTGCGGGCGCGCGCCGGAATCGAAGTCCCCCTCGACCCGGACAAGATTTGGTCGTTTATTCTGAACGATGAAATCTTTTTCAACCTCAACGACGCCGGGGTGAACAACCTCCGAGGCGGGCTCACCGAGAATCGCGCCATCGCCGGATTTAAGACCAGGGTGGCGCCGGGGGTGGGCATCGAGTTCGGCTACCAGCACAACTGGGTCAACCGCGATACGACCTTTGACGATATCAAACACTGCCTGCTGTTCAATATTGCCTTGGATATCGACGAGATGACGGCGGCGCCCAAGCAGGCCGAGGCGACCGATGACAAGCAAGTGGGTGCCGCACCACAGACCGAGGTGGTCGTTGCCCAGAAGCCACCCGAACCCACCGAGCCGACCGTGGATATTTTTGCCTCCAAGCCCCAGGAGCCGACGGTCGCCGAACTGGCCGCCGAACCCCAGATCCAAACCCGGCTTTCAGCCCAGCTTGCTACCGCCAAACCAGCCCAGGCAGATTCCCCGCAAAAGCCAGAGAAGCCCTTCAAGCCCCTGGCGATGGATTTTCTCGACGGCGATGCGGCGGAGTCCTACGACCCCTGA